A genomic region of Streptomyces diastaticus subsp. diastaticus contains the following coding sequences:
- a CDS encoding MFS transporter, translating into MAASDEAAEETKETGVAALPGVYDERHREDRLPRAYTLWLVGILVSLVGNSVFYFALGWAASEYGGSVAALALSAITLPRVLFLLVGGAVSDRVSARRVLITSDAVMLIFSLFLAAVAYSLGAPPLLLIAAGVVVGIVDAFYLPASGSMPRRLVDKAQLPRALSLRQVGGQVINMGGGPLAGVLVGLAGFAGAAVVNAVTFAFTLVVLIAVRPQQHVPPAPKTDGLLKEALNGVKVAFSHPVLRPGLWLTGAAAGFLLPVLSLLVPLLAREEEWGAGAAGLVFGAQGVGMVAVTLVVVKRGPLGRPGLMAASALILAGGGVLALGLSPSATVAVGGGLVIGIGNGTFSTHIAPLVLASSPDSHLSRIQAVLALVQSFALLLMNNVLGALVDLQGASVTVVVCAVTLVSVGLTGLASGPLRNDRTGLTRR; encoded by the coding sequence ATGGCGGCCAGTGATGAGGCGGCCGAGGAGACTAAGGAAACCGGTGTCGCCGCACTCCCGGGGGTGTACGACGAAAGGCACCGCGAGGACCGGCTGCCTCGGGCGTACACGCTGTGGCTCGTCGGCATCCTGGTGTCGCTCGTGGGCAATTCGGTCTTCTACTTTGCCCTCGGCTGGGCGGCCAGCGAGTATGGCGGGAGCGTCGCGGCGCTGGCCCTGAGCGCGATCACGCTGCCTCGCGTCCTGTTCCTTCTCGTCGGAGGGGCGGTCAGCGACCGCGTCAGCGCGCGCCGCGTGCTGATCACCAGCGACGCGGTGATGCTGATCTTCTCGCTCTTTCTCGCGGCTGTCGCCTACTCTCTGGGAGCTCCGCCCTTGTTGCTCATCGCAGCGGGCGTTGTGGTCGGCATCGTCGACGCGTTCTATCTGCCAGCTTCAGGGTCCATGCCCCGACGGTTGGTGGACAAGGCTCAGTTGCCTCGTGCGTTGTCCCTCCGGCAGGTCGGCGGCCAAGTGATCAACATGGGAGGCGGCCCGTTGGCCGGCGTGCTGGTCGGCCTGGCGGGGTTCGCGGGCGCCGCTGTCGTCAACGCGGTCACCTTCGCCTTCACTTTGGTTGTCCTGATTGCCGTCCGCCCCCAGCAGCACGTGCCTCCGGCTCCGAAGACGGACGGTCTCCTGAAGGAAGCCTTGAACGGGGTGAAGGTGGCCTTCTCCCATCCAGTGCTGCGCCCGGGGCTTTGGCTCACCGGGGCAGCAGCCGGTTTCCTGCTGCCCGTGCTCTCTCTGCTGGTCCCCCTGCTTGCACGCGAGGAGGAGTGGGGCGCGGGAGCCGCCGGGCTGGTGTTCGGAGCGCAGGGCGTGGGCATGGTCGCGGTCACCCTGGTGGTGGTGAAGCGCGGCCCACTGGGGAGGCCTGGTCTGATGGCGGCGAGCGCGCTGATCCTGGCGGGTGGGGGCGTGCTCGCGCTCGGCCTCTCCCCCAGTGCGACCGTCGCCGTCGGCGGCGGCCTGGTCATCGGAATCGGCAACGGAACCTTCTCCACGCACATCGCGCCGCTGGTCCTGGCGTCATCACCCGACTCCCACCTGTCGCGAATTCAGGCGGTTCTGGCGCTTGTGCAGAGCTTTGCCCTTTTACTGATGAACAACGTGCTCGGTGCGCTCGTCGACCTTCAGGGCGCCTCCGTCACCGTCGTCGTTTGTGCCGTCACACTCGTCAGCGTGGGGCTTACGGGTCTGGCCTCGGGCCCGCTCCGAAACGACCGAACGGGACTGACGCGTCGCTGA